A single genomic interval of Candidatus Zixiibacteriota bacterium harbors:
- a CDS encoding SDR family oxidoreductase has product MELNGKVALVTGAGRGIGRAVALALAKTGCRVALTARTAAELAAVEQEARRASGEAFFVTADLTRDGDIAGLMEAVRAKWSAVDILINNAGWGRRAPVVKSRVEDWDRTLRVNLRAPMLLARLALPAMIAKGEGAVVNIGSIAGKTGEANAAAYAASKFGLIGFTQSLYEEVRESGIKVAVILPGFVDTPLIPSGAPLDRTKMIRPEDIAETVLFVLRSSAACCPVEITVRPQRTPYR; this is encoded by the coding sequence ATGGAGCTGAACGGAAAAGTCGCCCTGGTGACCGGGGCGGGACGGGGAATCGGTCGCGCCGTGGCCCTGGCTCTGGCGAAAACAGGCTGCCGCGTCGCCCTGACCGCGAGAACCGCCGCCGAGCTGGCGGCGGTCGAGCAGGAGGCCCGCCGGGCCTCCGGTGAGGCGTTTTTCGTTACCGCCGATCTCACCCGCGACGGCGACATCGCCGGTTTGATGGAGGCGGTGCGCGCGAAGTGGTCGGCGGTCGACATCCTGATCAACAACGCCGGGTGGGGCAGGCGCGCTCCGGTGGTCAAGTCGCGCGTGGAAGACTGGGACCGGACGCTCCGGGTCAACCTCCGGGCGCCCATGCTGCTCGCCCGTCTCGCCCTACCCGCGATGATCGCGAAGGGCGAGGGCGCGGTCGTCAACATCGGCTCGATCGCCGGGAAGACGGGAGAGGCCAACGCCGCCGCTTACGCGGCGTCGAAGTTCGGCCTGATCGGCTTCACGCAATCGCTCTACGAGGAGGTCCGCGAGTCCGGGATCAAGGTCGCGGTGATCCTGCCAGGCTTCGTCGACACTCCGCTCATCCCGTCCGGAGCGCCGCTGGACCGCACCAAGATGATCCGCCCGGAGGACATCGCCGAGACGGTCCTGTTCGTGCTGCGCTCCTCCGCGGCCTGCTGCCCGGTCGAGATCACCGTGCGGCCGCAGCGGACGCCGTACCGCTAG
- a CDS encoding iron ABC transporter permease: protein MSTIALPRSARAALPRLSDPALLVPLVGAGVLVYLAVLPLLMLLVGSFQAEVAPREFVYTLKNYEAAYASPYTYSTFRNSVIFASGSAGLTFILGTLLAWLTERTNTPLRGIFVPLAVVPLILPGVLESIAWIFLLSPKFGYLNVWLMQLFGLQSPPFNVFSLPGMIWVHSVGQVPLAFLMMVAAFKSMDPSLEESAMMSGGNTWQTIRRITLPLLRPTAASVLLILFVRTLESFETPALIGIPARIYVYTSEIFLAFNEYPPDYGRGAALAVGLLLLSALGVWLYTRSTKEGKKFQTVTGKAFRPRQFDLGRWKWAGFAFLTTYFVFVVLLPFLVLFWASFLPFFATPSWDAVKKLSLENYAYLYGFRPFWEAMKNSVVLAVMTATVAMLLTSLVAWIVYKSRLPGRWLLDFLAFVPITVPGIVLGMALILLYVAFPVPIYGTIWVLLIAYVTRYIPYGMRTASGSILQIHSELEEAAAASGASWWETFKRVTLPLLRPGFVAGWIYICIVSFREFSTSVLLATGESRVLSILLFTMFEQGQVTIVAAIGILMILTLLIIVAIFYKVSGRVGIQT, encoded by the coding sequence ATGTCGACGATCGCCCTCCCGAGATCGGCGCGCGCCGCTTTACCGCGGTTGAGCGACCCGGCCCTTCTGGTCCCGCTGGTCGGGGCCGGAGTCCTCGTCTATCTCGCGGTGCTTCCGCTTCTCATGCTGCTCGTGGGAAGCTTTCAGGCCGAGGTTGCGCCCCGGGAATTCGTTTACACGCTCAAGAACTACGAAGCCGCTTACGCCAGCCCTTACACCTATTCGACGTTCCGAAACTCGGTCATCTTCGCTTCCGGCTCCGCCGGCCTCACGTTCATCCTTGGAACGCTGCTCGCATGGCTCACCGAACGGACCAACACTCCTCTCAGGGGGATCTTCGTGCCTCTGGCGGTGGTGCCGCTGATCCTGCCGGGAGTATTGGAATCGATCGCCTGGATCTTCCTTCTCAGCCCGAAATTCGGCTACTTGAACGTCTGGCTCATGCAGCTCTTCGGGCTCCAGTCGCCGCCGTTCAACGTCTTTTCCCTGCCCGGCATGATCTGGGTCCATTCCGTGGGTCAGGTCCCGCTGGCCTTCCTCATGATGGTCGCCGCGTTCAAGTCCATGGATCCTTCGCTCGAAGAATCCGCGATGATGTCCGGGGGAAACACCTGGCAGACGATCCGGCGGATAACCCTGCCGCTGCTCCGGCCGACCGCCGCATCGGTGCTGCTCATCCTGTTCGTCCGCACCCTGGAGTCGTTCGAGACGCCGGCGTTGATCGGCATCCCCGCCCGCATCTACGTTTACACGAGCGAGATCTTCCTCGCTTTCAACGAGTATCCACCGGACTACGGCCGGGGCGCGGCGCTCGCCGTGGGGCTCCTCTTGCTGAGCGCGCTCGGGGTGTGGCTCTACACGCGGTCCACCAAAGAGGGGAAAAAGTTCCAGACCGTCACGGGCAAAGCGTTCCGCCCGCGGCAGTTCGACCTCGGGCGGTGGAAATGGGCCGGGTTCGCCTTCCTGACGACTTACTTCGTCTTCGTGGTCTTGCTGCCGTTCCTGGTGTTGTTCTGGGCGTCGTTCCTGCCGTTCTTCGCCACACCCAGCTGGGATGCGGTGAAGAAGCTGTCGCTCGAGAATTACGCCTACCTTTACGGTTTCCGGCCGTTTTGGGAAGCGATGAAAAACAGCGTGGTGCTCGCCGTGATGACCGCGACGGTTGCGATGCTGCTCACGTCGCTGGTGGCCTGGATCGTCTACAAGAGCCGCCTGCCGGGCCGGTGGCTGCTGGACTTTCTCGCCTTCGTACCGATCACGGTCCCGGGGATCGTTCTCGGCATGGCGCTCATCCTGCTCTACGTCGCCTTTCCCGTGCCGATCTACGGGACCATCTGGGTGCTGCTGATCGCGTACGTGACGCGCTACATTCCCTACGGCATGAGAACCGCCTCGGGCTCCATTCTCCAGATCCACAGTGAGCTGGAGGAGGCGGCGGCCGCTTCCGGAGCCTCCTGGTGGGAAACTTTCAAGCGGGTGACCCTGCCATTGCTCCGGCCGGGTTTCGTCGCCGGCTGGATCTACATCTGCATCGTCTCTTTCCGCGAGTTCTCGACGTCGGTGCTCCTGGCCACCGGAGAGAGCCGGGTGCTATCGATCCTCTTGTTCACGATGTTCGAGCAGGGGCAGGTCACGATCGTCGCCGCGATCGGAATCCTGATGATCCTCACGCTGCTGATAATCGTCGCGATTTTCTATAAAGTATCGGGCCGGGTCGGCATCCAGACATGA
- a CDS encoding ABC transporter substrate-binding protein, whose amino-acid sequence MRTAGQCLMTAWILLWAAVPAPPLLGQERIKLSYSSVDASNGVWHTAKEAGFFKKHGLDVDLVYIPTTTTTVSAILAGDVPIGNASGGAVASAVMGGADLLMVACFLNSLPYELVVQESIKNAEDLKGRSIGISRVGSASDVAARVLVKGLGLEPVKDVPILQVGGATERASAFRSGRIAGFPSPPGIIHLAKGMPYRVLISTADFQKRFEFPYICAVTTRNYYRARGETVRRVLMALVESTHFFKTHKDESKKIIAKYSRQDNPAYLEGSYNVVSKLYDRVPLVTREGMEVQIRDALARRPGATLKIEDFVDDSIVQELEKSGFIGRVYR is encoded by the coding sequence ATGCGAACAGCGGGACAATGCTTGATGACGGCATGGATTCTTCTCTGGGCGGCCGTGCCCGCGCCGCCGTTGTTGGGGCAGGAGCGGATCAAGTTATCGTACAGCTCGGTCGATGCCAGCAACGGCGTCTGGCACACGGCGAAGGAAGCGGGGTTCTTCAAGAAGCACGGCCTGGACGTCGATCTCGTCTACATTCCGACCACCACGACCACCGTCTCCGCCATCCTGGCCGGGGACGTCCCCATCGGCAACGCCTCGGGGGGAGCGGTCGCCAGCGCGGTGATGGGCGGGGCCGATCTGCTGATGGTAGCCTGCTTTCTCAACAGCCTCCCCTACGAGCTGGTGGTCCAGGAGTCGATCAAGAACGCCGAGGATCTCAAGGGCAGGAGCATCGGCATCAGCCGGGTGGGCAGCGCCTCGGACGTCGCGGCCCGCGTCCTCGTCAAGGGGCTTGGACTGGAGCCCGTGAAGGACGTGCCGATCCTGCAGGTGGGGGGTGCCACCGAGCGGGCCTCCGCGTTCCGCAGCGGGCGGATCGCGGGCTTCCCCTCGCCGCCGGGCATCATTCACCTGGCCAAGGGGATGCCGTACCGTGTCCTGATCAGCACGGCCGATTTTCAGAAACGCTTCGAGTTTCCCTACATCTGCGCGGTGACGACCCGTAATTATTACCGGGCACGCGGCGAGACCGTGCGGCGCGTCCTGATGGCGCTGGTCGAGTCCACCCATTTCTTCAAGACGCACAAGGACGAAAGCAAGAAGATCATCGCCAAGTACAGCCGGCAGGACAACCCCGCCTATCTCGAGGGATCCTACAACGTCGTTTCCAAGCTCTACGACCGGGTGCCCCTGGTCACGCGCGAGGGGATGGAGGTCCAGATCAGGGACGCGCTTGCGCGCAGGCCCGGGGCGACGCTCAAGATCGAGGATTTCGTCGACGACAGCATCGTACAGGAGCTCGAGAAAAGCGGCTTCATCGGTCGCGTCTACAGGTGA
- a CDS encoding peroxiredoxin: MPRVGDPAPEFTLPVSREQNVSLSDYRGKKNVVLAFYPLDFTGGUERELSGLERDRKEFEARDAQVLSISVDSPFSHKAFAEKMGGIGFPMLSDFWPHGAVCSLYDCLRPQGYPKRAVFIIDKQGVVRFAKEYEKGIPENAELLAALDEINRR, encoded by the coding sequence ATGCCACGAGTCGGCGATCCCGCTCCGGAGTTCACCCTGCCGGTCTCCCGGGAGCAAAACGTATCGCTCAGCGATTACCGCGGTAAGAAGAACGTGGTCCTGGCCTTTTACCCCCTCGACTTCACCGGCGGCTGAGAGCGCGAGCTCAGCGGCCTCGAAAGGGATCGCAAAGAATTCGAGGCCCGAGATGCTCAGGTCCTGAGCATAAGCGTCGACTCCCCGTTCTCGCACAAGGCGTTCGCGGAAAAGATGGGCGGCATCGGCTTTCCCATGCTTTCCGATTTCTGGCCGCACGGCGCGGTCTGCTCGCTCTACGACTGTCTGAGGCCCCAGGGCTACCCGAAGCGCGCGGTCTTCATCATCGACAAGCAGGGAGTTGTCCGTTTCGCGAAGGAGTACGAGAAGGGCATCCCGGAAAACGCCGAGCTGCTCGCCGCGCTCGACGAGATCAACCGCCGGTAA
- a CDS encoding cupin domain-containing protein: MESFKKITDAMQFSVDKMKKNGLFETPRLFCDLYCFEPGQSQAPHTHDGSDKIYYVVRGRGRFQIAGEERELGEGEIAIARAGENHGVTNGSAERLVLLVTMAPKPSH, from the coding sequence ATGGAAAGCTTCAAGAAAATTACCGACGCCATGCAGTTTTCCGTCGACAAGATGAAGAAGAACGGGCTCTTCGAGACTCCCCGCCTGTTCTGCGACCTCTACTGCTTCGAGCCCGGGCAATCCCAGGCGCCTCACACGCACGACGGCTCCGACAAGATCTACTACGTCGTCCGCGGCCGGGGCCGTTTTCAGATCGCCGGTGAGGAGCGCGAGCTCGGAGAAGGGGAGATCGCAATCGCCCGCGCCGGCGAGAACCATGGCGTAACCAACGGGAGCGCCGAGCGGCTGGTCCTGCTCGTGACGATGGCGCCGAAGCCGTCCCATTGA
- a CDS encoding HAD family phosphatase, with translation MLRAVIFDFNGVIVDDEPVHFELFREILGEEGIELTKERYYERYLGFDDRGAFAAAFRDHGRLLGGAELEGLVERKAARYRAAIRDRVVLFPGVRSLVEHLARRLPLAVASGALRHEIEGILAGTGLRDYFSAIASAEDVERGKPDPEIFLAALASLNRRLEGAPILAADCVVIEDSREGVRGALRAGMKCVAVTNSHPASALAEAHAVVESLEKVDLRFLERVASDP, from the coding sequence ATGCTCCGCGCAGTGATCTTCGACTTCAACGGCGTGATCGTCGACGACGAGCCCGTCCATTTCGAGCTGTTTCGGGAGATCCTCGGGGAGGAGGGGATCGAGCTCACGAAGGAGCGCTACTACGAGCGCTACCTGGGATTCGACGACCGGGGGGCGTTCGCGGCGGCTTTTCGTGATCACGGGCGGCTGCTGGGCGGCGCGGAGCTGGAGGGGCTCGTCGAGCGCAAGGCGGCGCGCTATCGCGCGGCGATCCGCGATCGCGTCGTTCTCTTTCCCGGCGTCCGCAGCCTCGTTGAGCACCTCGCGCGGCGCTTGCCGCTCGCGGTCGCCTCGGGAGCCTTGCGCCACGAGATCGAAGGAATTCTCGCCGGAACCGGCCTGCGCGACTATTTTTCCGCAATCGCCAGCGCGGAGGACGTCGAGCGCGGCAAGCCCGATCCCGAGATCTTCCTCGCCGCGCTGGCCTCCTTGAATCGACGTCTCGAAGGCGCGCCGATTCTTGCCGCCGATTGCGTGGTGATCGAGGATTCCAGGGAGGGCGTGCGTGGGGCGCTGCGCGCCGGGATGAAGTGCGTCGCCGTCACCAACTCGCACCCTGCGAGCGCGCTCGCCGAGGCGCACGCGGTCGTCGAGAGCCTGGAAAAGGTCGATTTGCGGTTCCTCGAGCGGGTCGCGAGCGACCCCTAG
- a CDS encoding ABC transporter ATP-binding protein, which translates to MIEVKSLVKTFADGTHAGVRAVNSISFTVEDGRFYTLLGPSGCGKTTTLRCIAGLERADAGEIVVAGKKVFSAEDSTFVPAYRRPIGMVFQSYAIWPHMTVFENVAFPLRVGKTKLGNDEIQKRVRNAVEQVELGGLEERMATQLSGGQQQRLALARALVREPQVLLLDEPLSNLDAKLRERMRVELRELQRRLRITTLYVTHDQIEALSMSNVIAVMNAGVIVQEGTPREIYLHPKSQFVAQFIGSTNQISGKLARVDGEGRGLVATEEGEIAAGLPGPLEAGTKVVVVVRPESIILHRQKPAAVPNLLEGKIGTAMFLGEYLDCTVELCKTVLQTHQRHSLQVRRGDPVWVELPPADCMALPAEQ; encoded by the coding sequence GTGATCGAGGTTAAGTCGCTGGTCAAGACGTTCGCCGACGGGACCCACGCGGGCGTCAGGGCCGTCAATTCCATAAGCTTCACCGTCGAGGACGGCCGCTTCTACACGCTTCTCGGGCCTTCCGGTTGCGGCAAGACAACCACCCTGCGCTGCATCGCCGGGCTGGAAAGGGCGGATGCCGGAGAGATCGTCGTTGCGGGAAAAAAGGTCTTTTCCGCCGAAGATTCAACGTTCGTGCCGGCTTATCGACGTCCCATCGGCATGGTTTTCCAGAGCTACGCCATCTGGCCCCACATGACGGTCTTCGAGAACGTCGCCTTCCCGCTGCGCGTCGGCAAAACCAAGCTCGGCAACGACGAGATCCAGAAGCGGGTGCGAAACGCGGTCGAGCAGGTCGAGCTCGGGGGGCTGGAAGAACGCATGGCGACGCAGCTTTCGGGCGGCCAGCAGCAGCGCCTCGCGCTCGCCCGCGCGCTGGTGCGCGAGCCGCAGGTGCTGCTCCTGGACGAGCCGCTGAGCAATCTGGACGCCAAGCTGCGCGAGCGCATGCGCGTGGAGCTGAGGGAGCTCCAGCGGCGCCTGAGGATCACGACTCTGTACGTCACGCACGACCAGATCGAGGCGCTCTCGATGTCCAACGTGATCGCCGTGATGAACGCCGGGGTCATCGTCCAGGAAGGCACGCCGCGGGAGATCTATCTGCACCCCAAAAGCCAGTTCGTGGCCCAGTTCATCGGCTCGACCAACCAGATCAGCGGGAAACTGGCGCGGGTCGACGGCGAGGGCCGTGGGCTGGTGGCGACGGAGGAAGGAGAGATCGCCGCGGGCTTGCCCGGCCCGCTGGAAGCGGGGACGAAAGTGGTCGTGGTGGTACGGCCGGAGAGCATCATTCTGCACCGGCAGAAGCCCGCGGCCGTTCCCAATCTCCTCGAGGGCAAGATCGGGACCGCGATGTTCCTGGGGGAATACCTGGACTGCACGGTCGAGCTGTGCAAAACCGTGCTGCAGACGCACCAGCGCCATTCACTGCAGGTGCGGCGCGGCGATCCGGTCTGGGTCGAGCTGCCGCCCGCCGACTGCATGGCGCTGCCCGCGGAGCAGTAG
- a CDS encoding nuclear transport factor 2 family protein, with product MTDDEKAVAEANEAFYRAFESLSTAEMEKVWRRAPYIQCIHPGWHILRGWDPVMTSWQRIFENGQEMRFMLTDVSIRVHGDLAWVTLYENIHGPVEGRIASATVAATNVFERGRDGWRLIHHQGCSVAQPPFALQPKTLH from the coding sequence ATGACCGACGACGAAAAAGCGGTAGCCGAAGCGAACGAGGCCTTCTACCGCGCCTTTGAAAGCCTCAGCACGGCGGAGATGGAAAAAGTCTGGCGCCGGGCGCCGTACATCCAGTGCATCCATCCCGGCTGGCACATCCTGCGGGGTTGGGATCCCGTCATGACGAGCTGGCAGCGGATCTTCGAAAACGGCCAGGAGATGCGCTTCATGCTGACGGACGTTTCCATCCGCGTGCACGGCGACCTGGCCTGGGTCACGCTCTACGAGAACATCCACGGTCCGGTGGAGGGGCGGATCGCCTCCGCCACGGTCGCCGCCACCAACGTGTTCGAGCGGGGCCGTGACGGCTGGCGCCTGATCCACCATCAGGGCTGTTCGGTGGCGCAGCCGCCCTTTGCTCTGCAACCCAAGACCCTGCACTGA
- a CDS encoding extracellular solute-binding protein, translating into MDFRRTAVRVLLVAIALQLVSPAGALPQSLDELHKAALKEGGTLNFYGTLAQINAERILPVFEKRFPGIKINHVDATSDKLVARVVSEARGGRTLADVFQTPLENVIQLHDQKLLLEIKLPESAEYPEGMKGSFWTASDLQFFVAAWNTNLVKKEEEPKSYDDFTHPRWKNRLIAEPRDLEMLLAFAKYKFKSDEKAIEFWKKVAANNVEFHKGHSQLAELLVAGQAAACLTCYSHHYPRRIQKGAPVNYMLSEGVASINATAILKDAPHPKTALLFARWMASQEGQKAMAQGGRTPAHPKVEPVDKTRTQKIYAISAADIKEFPKYEKIWKSIFNLR; encoded by the coding sequence ATGGATTTCCGACGCACCGCAGTCCGGGTGCTCCTGGTGGCGATTGCGCTGCAGCTGGTTTCGCCCGCCGGCGCGCTCCCTCAGAGCCTCGACGAGCTGCACAAGGCGGCCCTCAAGGAGGGCGGCACGCTGAACTTTTACGGCACCCTCGCGCAGATCAACGCCGAAAGAATCCTGCCGGTGTTCGAAAAACGCTTCCCGGGGATCAAGATCAACCACGTCGACGCCACCTCCGACAAGCTGGTGGCTCGCGTGGTGAGCGAGGCGCGCGGCGGTCGAACGCTCGCCGACGTGTTTCAGACTCCGCTGGAAAATGTCATCCAGCTCCATGACCAGAAGCTCCTGCTCGAGATCAAGCTCCCGGAATCGGCGGAATACCCCGAGGGAATGAAAGGCAGCTTTTGGACCGCTTCGGACCTGCAGTTCTTCGTCGCGGCCTGGAACACGAACCTGGTAAAAAAGGAAGAGGAGCCGAAGTCGTACGACGACTTCACCCACCCTCGCTGGAAGAACCGCCTGATCGCCGAGCCGAGGGATCTCGAGATGCTGCTCGCCTTCGCGAAGTACAAGTTCAAGAGCGACGAGAAAGCGATCGAATTCTGGAAAAAGGTCGCCGCCAACAACGTCGAGTTCCACAAGGGCCATTCGCAGCTCGCCGAGCTGCTGGTCGCCGGGCAGGCCGCCGCATGCCTGACCTGCTACTCCCATCACTATCCGAGGCGGATCCAGAAGGGGGCGCCGGTGAACTACATGCTGAGCGAAGGCGTGGCTTCCATCAACGCCACGGCAATCCTCAAGGATGCGCCCCATCCCAAGACCGCGCTGCTCTTCGCCCGCTGGATGGCCAGCCAGGAGGGCCAGAAAGCGATGGCTCAGGGGGGACGGACCCCGGCTCATCCCAAGGTCGAGCCCGTCGACAAGACCCGAACGCAGAAGATCTACGCGATCAGCGCGGCAGACATCAAGGAATTTCCCAAGTATGAAAAGATCTGGAAAAGCATATTCAACTTGCGCTAA
- a CDS encoding nucleotidyltransferase family protein: MIAAVILAAGESSRMGSPKALLPVGGERFIDRIVRALAASKAGRIVVVLGHRAEEIRQQIRDLPVTIVINEDYRLGQLSSLQAAVRELQKFPEAAGIDAVLVHLVDHPCLSAALVDRMIDAFYRSGKLIVVPCYRGRRGHPVIFARALFDELLRAPLAVGAKAVVQAHPKETLEIETDEEGVAIDVDTPQEYQELVEKTGCRN; encoded by the coding sequence ATGATTGCAGCCGTTATCCTGGCCGCCGGCGAGTCCAGCCGGATGGGAAGCCCCAAGGCCCTGCTTCCCGTCGGCGGCGAGCGCTTCATCGACAGGATCGTGCGGGCGCTGGCCGCCTCGAAGGCCGGAAGGATCGTGGTGGTGCTCGGCCACCGGGCCGAAGAGATACGCCAACAGATCCGCGATCTTCCCGTGACGATCGTGATCAATGAGGACTATCGCCTCGGGCAGCTCTCCTCTCTCCAGGCGGCGGTGCGCGAGCTCCAGAAGTTCCCCGAGGCGGCGGGCATCGACGCCGTCCTCGTCCACCTGGTCGACCACCCGTGCCTCAGCGCGGCGCTGGTCGACCGTATGATCGACGCCTTCTACCGGTCCGGGAAGCTGATTGTCGTGCCGTGTTACCGTGGGCGCCGCGGCCACCCGGTGATTTTCGCGCGAGCTCTGTTCGACGAGCTGCTCCGGGCGCCTCTCGCCGTCGGCGCCAAGGCGGTCGTGCAGGCGCACCCGAAGGAGACGCTCGAGATCGAGACGGACGAGGAGGGGGTGGCGATCGACGTAGATACCCCCCAGGAATATCAGGAGCTGGTGGAGAAAACCGGATGTCGAAACTGA
- the thiI gene encoding tRNA uracil 4-sulfurtransferase ThiI, translating to MGSSVSISVVEPILPQAPGHAKADGICYRWNMDAVLVRYHEIALKRGNRPYFVELLKRNLAAALCDLELKEIRSLPARILLVFAGPAGLEQATARIANVFGVANFSPVERVPRELEALRSRVLESLAGRTFSSFRIDAQRGDKSFPLTSPEINRQLGGAVKAQSGARVDLTDPELTITVEILPREAFFGFEKLPGPGGLPVGASGRVVALLSGGIDSPVAAQRMMQRGCRVIFVHFHSAPYLDKSSQEKARRLVAGLTRYQFHSRLYLVPFGEIQSRIVAAVGRPLRVVLYRRMMLRIAEAIAAREKAKALVTGESLGQVASQTLENLAVIEGAARLPVLRPLVGMDKQEIVDQARRIGTFGISTLPDQDCCQLFVPRHPATKAKRSEVEQAEAALDLQALLRLGLENTVEERFCFPEPRARNGRLQAG from the coding sequence ATGGGTTCTTCCGTCTCGATCAGCGTGGTCGAGCCGATACTACCACAGGCGCCGGGACATGCAAAAGCGGACGGAATCTGTTATCGCTGGAACATGGACGCCGTTCTGGTGCGCTATCACGAAATCGCTCTGAAGCGGGGCAACCGCCCCTATTTCGTCGAGCTGCTCAAGCGCAACCTCGCGGCCGCCCTCTGCGATCTCGAGCTCAAGGAAATCCGCAGCCTGCCGGCGCGAATCCTCCTGGTTTTCGCGGGGCCGGCGGGTCTCGAGCAGGCGACCGCCCGGATCGCAAACGTCTTCGGGGTGGCCAACTTCTCTCCGGTCGAACGCGTCCCGCGCGAGCTGGAGGCGCTGCGTTCCCGCGTGCTCGAAAGCCTCGCCGGAAGGACGTTCTCCTCTTTCCGGATCGACGCGCAGCGCGGCGACAAGAGCTTCCCTCTGACCTCCCCGGAGATCAATCGCCAGCTCGGAGGCGCGGTCAAGGCGCAATCCGGAGCGCGCGTCGATCTCACGGATCCGGAGCTCACGATCACGGTCGAGATCCTGCCCCGGGAGGCCTTTTTTGGATTCGAGAAGCTGCCGGGACCGGGAGGATTGCCCGTCGGCGCCAGCGGCCGCGTGGTCGCGTTGCTCTCCGGCGGGATCGATTCACCGGTCGCCGCACAGCGCATGATGCAGCGCGGCTGCCGGGTGATCTTCGTCCACTTCCACAGCGCCCCCTATCTGGACAAAAGCTCGCAGGAAAAAGCCCGGAGGCTCGTGGCCGGGCTCACGCGCTACCAGTTCCACTCCCGTCTCTATCTGGTCCCGTTCGGGGAGATCCAGAGCCGGATCGTCGCGGCGGTCGGCCGTCCTCTTCGGGTCGTGCTCTACCGGCGCATGATGCTGCGGATCGCGGAAGCGATCGCGGCGCGGGAAAAGGCCAAGGCGCTGGTGACCGGGGAAAGCCTGGGACAGGTCGCCTCGCAGACGCTCGAGAATCTCGCCGTGATCGAGGGCGCGGCGCGGCTCCCCGTGTTGCGGCCTCTGGTCGGCATGGACAAGCAGGAGATCGTCGATCAGGCGCGGCGGATCGGGACGTTCGGCATTTCCACGCTGCCCGATCAGGATTGCTGCCAGCTCTTCGTCCCCCGCCACCCGGCGACCAAGGCAAAGAGGAGCGAGGTCGAGCAGGCCGAGGCGGCGCTCGATCTTCAGGCGCTGCTCCGGCTCGGTCTGGAAAATACGGTCGAGGAGCGTTTTTGCTTCCCCGAGCCGAGGGCGCGCAACGGCCGGCTGCAGGCCGGGTAG
- a CDS encoding NUDIX hydrolase — MEAHHHGNAHGHVEFRFCPRCGGPLERRRLKANEPERLVCARCSFIFYQDPKVVAGTIFTLEGGIVLLQRGVEPAMGKWVFPGGYVDRGESVRDAAVRETKEESRLDVRLTSLLNVYSYPRSPNVIVVYAAEVVGGELAAADESVAARIFRPSELPWGELAFESTREALSDYIRLYLDPRS; from the coding sequence ATGGAAGCCCACCACCACGGCAACGCGCACGGTCACGTCGAGTTCCGGTTCTGCCCGCGCTGCGGCGGTCCCCTGGAGAGGCGGCGGCTCAAGGCGAACGAGCCCGAAAGGCTGGTGTGCGCGCGCTGCTCGTTCATCTTCTACCAGGACCCGAAGGTGGTGGCGGGAACGATCTTCACGCTCGAAGGAGGCATCGTACTGCTCCAGCGCGGCGTGGAGCCGGCCATGGGGAAATGGGTCTTCCCCGGCGGCTACGTCGATCGGGGCGAGAGCGTTCGCGACGCGGCCGTGCGCGAAACCAAGGAAGAGTCCAGGCTCGACGTGCGGCTCACCTCCCTGTTGAACGTCTACTCCTACCCCCGGTCTCCGAACGTCATCGTGGTTTACGCGGCGGAGGTCGTCGGCGGCGAGCTGGCCGCGGCCGACGAGTCGGTGGCGGCGCGCATCTTTCGGCCGAGCGAGCTGCCCTGGGGCGAGCTGGCGTTCGAGAGCACCCGGGAGGCGCTGTCGGACTACATCCGGCTTTACCTCGATCCGAGGAGCTGA